A window of the Halichoerus grypus chromosome 2, mHalGry1.hap1.1, whole genome shotgun sequence genome harbors these coding sequences:
- the MYO1C gene encoding unconventional myosin-Ic isoform X3 gives MESALTARDRVGVQDFVLLENFTSEAAFIENLRRRFRENLIYTYIGPVLVSVNPYRDLQIYSRQHMERYRGVSFYEVPPHLFAVADTVYRALRTERRDQAVMISGESGAGKTEATKRLLQFYAETCPAPERGGAVRDRLLQSNPVLEAFGNAKTLRNDNSSRFGKYMDVQFDFKGAPVGGHILSYLLEKSRVVHQNHGERNFHVFYQLLEGGEEEILRRLGLERNPHSYLYLVKGQCAKVSSINDKSDWKVVRKALTVIDFTEDEVEDLLSIVASVLHLGNIHFAADEESNAQVTTENQLKYLTRLLGVEGSTLREALTHRKIIAKGEELLSPLNLEQAAYARDALAKAVYSRTFTWLVRKINRSLASKDAESPSWRSTTVLGLLDIYGFEVFQHNSFEQFCINYCNEKLQQLFIELTLKSEQEEYEAEGIAWEPVQYFNNKIICDLVEEKFKGIISILDEECLRPGEATDLTFLEKLEDTIKHHPHFLTHKLADQRTRKSLDRGEFRLLHYAGEVTYSVAGFLDKNNDLLFRNLKETMCSSENPIMSQCFDRSELSDKKRPETVATQFKMSLLQLVEILKSKEPAYVRCIKPNDAKQPGRFDEVLIRHQVKYLGLMENLRVRRAGFAYRRKYETFLQRYKSLCPETWPTWAGRPQDGVAVLLRHLGYKAEEYKMGRTKIFIRFPKTLFATEDALEVRRQSLATKIQAAWRGFHWRQKFLRVKRSAICIQSWWRGTLGRRKAAKRKWAAQTIRRLIRGFILRHAPRCPENAFFLDHVRTSFLLNLRRHLPRNVLDTSWPTPPPALREASELLRELCMKNMVWKYCRSISPEWKQQLQQKAVASEIFRGKKDNYPQSVPRLFISTRLGADEISPKVLQALGSEPIQYAVPVVKYDRKGYKARSRQLLLTPSAVVIVEDAKVKQRIDYANLTGISVSSLSDSLFVLHVQREDNKQKGDVVLQSDHVIETLTKTALSADRVSNININQGSITFAGGPGRDGIIDFTPGSELLITKAKNGHLAVVAPRLNSR, from the exons ATGGAGAGTGCCCTGACCGCCCGGGACCGGGTGGGGGTACAGGATTTCGTGCTTCTGGAGAACTTCACCAGTGAGGCAGCCTTCATCGAGAACCTGCGGCGACGGTTCCGGGAGAACCTCATTTAT accTATATTGGCCCCGTCCTGGTCTCTGTCAACCCCTACCGGGACCTGCAGATCTACAGCCGGCAGCACATGGAGCGTTACCGGGGTGTCAGCTTCTATGAGGTGCCACCCCACCT GTTTGCAGTGGCCGACACTGTGTACCGGGCACTGCGCACAGAGCGCCGGGATCAGGCCGTGATGATCTCTGGGGAGAGCGGGGCAGGCAAGACAGAGGCCACCAAGCGGCTGCTACAGTTCTATGCTGAGACCTGCCCAGCCCCGGAGCGGGGGGGTGCTGTGCGTGACCGGCTGCTGCAGAGCAACCCCGTGCTGGAG GCCTTTGGAAATGCCAAGACCCTCCGGAATGATAACTCCAGCAGGTTCGGGAAGTACATGGATGTGCAGTTTGACTTCAAG GGTGCGCCTGTGGGCGGCCACATCCTCAGTTACCTCCTGGAGAAGTCCCGGGTGGTGCACCAGAACCACGGGGAGAGGAACTTCCACGTCTTCTACCAGCTGCTGGAAGGCGGCGAGGAGGAGATACTGCGCAGGCTGGGCTTGGAACGGAACCCCCACAGCTACCTGTACCTGGTGAAG ggCCAGTGTGCCAAAGTCTCCTCCATCAACGACAAGAGTGACTGGAAGGTGGTCAGGAAGGCCCTGACAGTCATCGACTTCACTGAGGATGAAGTCGAG GACCTGCTCAGTATCGTGGCCAGCGTCCTGCACTTGGGCAACATCCACTTTGCTGCCGACGAGGAGAGCAATGCCCAGGTCACCACCGAGAACCAGCTCAAGTATCTGACCAGG CTGCTCGGCGTGGAAGGCTCAACGTTGCGGGAGGCCCTGACACACAGGAAGATTATTGCCAAGGGAGAAGAG CTCCTGAGCCCGCTGAACCTAGAACAGGCTGCGTACGCGCGAGATGCTCTCGCCAAGGCTGTGTACAGTCGCACTTTTACCTGGCTGGTCAGGAAGATCAACAGGTCGCTGGCCTCCAAG GATGCTGAGAGCCCCAGTTGGCGGAGCACCACAGTCCTCGGGCTCCTGGACATTTATGGCTTTGAAGTGTTTCAGCACAACAG CTTTGAGCAGTTCTGCATTAATTACTGCAACGAGAAGCTGCAGCAGCTCTTCATCGAGCTCACCCTCAAGTCGGAACAGGAGGAGTATGAGGCAGAGGGCATCGCG TGGGAGCCTGTCCAGTATTTCAACAATAAGATCATCTGTGACCTGGTGGAGGAGAAGTTCAAGGGCATCATCTCCATTTTG GATGAGGAATGTCTGCGCCCTGGGGAGGCCACGGATCTGACCTTCCTGGAGAAGTTGGAGGACACGATCAAGCACCATCCGCACTTCCTGAC GCACAAGCTGGCTGACCAGCGGACCAGGAAATCTCTGGACCGTGGGGAGTTCCGCCTCCTGCACTATGCTGGAGAGGTGACCTACAGCGTGGCCG GGTTTCTGGATAAAAACAATGACCTTCTCTTCCGgaacctgaaggag ACCATGTGCAGCTCCGAAAATCCCATCATGAGCCAGTGCTTTGACCGGAGTGAGCTCAGCGACAAGAAGCGGCCAGAGACG GTTGCCACCCAGTTCAAGATGAGCCTCCTGCAGCTGGTGGAGATCCTCAAGTCCAAGGAGCCCGCCTATGTCCGCTGCATCAAGCCCAATGATGCCAAACAGCCCG GCCGCTTTGATGAAGTGCTGATCCGGCACCAGGTGAAGTACCTGGGGTTGATGGAGAACCTGCGCGTGCGCAGAGCGGGCTTTGCCTATCGCCGCAAATATGAAACTTTCCTGCAAAG ATACAAGTCACTGTGCCCAGAGACATGGCCCACATGGGCAGGACGGCCGCAGGACGGGGTGGCTGTACTGCTCAGGCACCTGGGCTACAAGGCAGAAGAGTACAAGATGGGCAG GACCAAGATCTTCATCCGCTTCCCCAAGACCCTGTTTGCCACAGAGGACGCCCTGGAGGTCCGGCGGCAGAGCCTCG CCACGAAGATCCAGGCCGCCTGGAGGGGCTTTCACTGGCGGCAGAAATTCCTGCGGGTGAAGCGATCAg CCATCTGCATCCAGTCCTGGTGGCGGGGAACGCTGGGCCGGAGGAAGGCAGCCAAGAGAAAGTGGGCCGCGCAAACCATCCGGCG gctcatCCGCGGATTCATCCTGCGCCACGCACCCCGTTGCCCTGAGAACGCCTTCTTCCTGGACCACGTGCGCACCTCTTTTTTGCTCAACCTGCGGCGGCATCTGCCCCGGAATGTCCTGGACACTTCCTGGCCCACACCCCCGCCTGCGCTGCGTGAG GCCTCGGAGCTTCTCCGGGAGCTGTGCATGAAGAACATGGTGTGGAAGTACTGCAGGAGTATCAGCCCCGAATGGAAGCAGCAG CTACAGCAAAAAGCCGTGGCTAGTGAGATCTTCAGGGGCAAGAAAGACAATTACCCCCAGAGTGTCCCCAGGCTCTTCATCAGCACACGGCTTG GTGCAGACGAGATCAGCCCCAAAGTGCTGCAGGCCCTCGGCTCTGAGCCCATCCAG TATGCCGTGCCCGTAGTGAAATACGACCGCAAGGGCTACAAAGCCCGCTCCCGGCAGCTGCTGCTGACCCCCAGCGCCGTGGTCATCGTAGAGGACGCCAAAGTCAAGCAGAGGATCGACTACGCCAACCTGACCG GGATCTCTGTCAGCAGCCTGAGCGACAGCCTCTTCGTGCTGCACGTGCAGCGGGAGGACAACAAGCAGAAG GGGGATGTGGTGCTGCAGAGTGACCACGTGATTGAGACCCTGACCAAGACCGCCCTCAGCGCCGACCGCGTGAGCAACATCAACATCAACCAGGGCAG CATCACGTTTGCAGGGGGCCCCGGCAGGGATGGCATTATCGACTTCACACCTGGCTCAGAACTGCTCATCACCAAGGCCAAGAACGGGCACCTGGCTGTG GTGGCCCCACGGCTGAACTCTCGGTGA